Proteins encoded together in one Neobacillus sp. FSL H8-0543 window:
- a CDS encoding nucleotide pyrophosphohydrolase, with protein MNKIRQKVLAFRDERSWKKYHNEKDLAISVALEASELLENFQWRTSEEAVTETRQNIKEEMADILIYLVQLADKMEIDLEEEVLRKLEKNAIKYPVNRIEETSK; from the coding sequence ATGAACAAGATTCGCCAAAAGGTGCTAGCTTTCCGTGATGAAAGAAGCTGGAAGAAATATCATAATGAAAAGGATTTGGCCATTTCTGTTGCTCTAGAAGCAAGTGAATTGCTTGAGAATTTCCAGTGGAGAACCAGTGAGGAAGCAGTAACTGAGACAAGACAAAACATAAAAGAAGAAATGGCTGATATCTTAATTTACCTTGTGCAGCTTGCCGATAAGATGGAGATTGATTTAGAAGAGGAAGTCTTAAGGAAGCTAGAGAAAAATGCTATAAAATATCCTGTTAACAGAATTGAGGAAACAAGCAAATGA